CTCCATGGCGGTGGGCAGCAGGTTGTCGAGCAGCACCGCGCGCTTGGCGTAGAGCGTCTCCAGCACGGCCCAGGGCGTGGGTGCGATGAAGGGCTTGACGTCGAAGGCCGCGATCACCGCCCACCACAGCACGATCAGGCCGGCGATGCCGGCCGCGGGCAGGATGCGGCGGCGCCAGAGGCGCCGCTGGCGCGCGGTGGCCCAGGCCTGGTACTCGGTGTCCGGGGCGGCAAGGGTGGCCGCGGATGCGCTGCTCACGTCGATGGAAGATGTGTTCATGGCTCGGGCCTCGCTCAGCAGGTTTCCAGCACGCGCCGCAGATGGGCGGTGAGGCGCACGAACTCGGGGGTCTCGCGGATGTCGAGGGTGCGGTCCTCCGGCAGCTCGACCGGGACGATCTCGCGCACCCGGCCCGGGTTGGCCGCCAGCATCAGCACGCGCTGGCCCAGGTAGGCGGCCTCGTGGATGCTGTGGGTGACGAAGAGGATGGTCACGCCGGTTTCCTTCCACACGCGGCGGATCTCCTCGTTGAGGCGGTCGCGGGTGATCTCGTCGAGCGCGCCGAAGGGCTCGTCCATCAGCAGGATCTTCGGGTCGCTGGCGAGCGCCCGCGCAATCGACACGCGCTGGCGCTGGCCGCCCGACATCTCGTGCGGCCAGGCGTTGAACTTGTCCTTGAGGCCCACCAGCTCCAGCAGCTCCTTGGGCGAGCGGCGGCCCTTGCGGCTGGCGCCGCCGCCCACCTGCAGCGGCAGCTCCACGTTCTGCAGCGCGGTGCGCCAGGGCAGCAGCGCCGCGTCCTGGAAGACGAAGCCGATGTCGCGGTTCCTGCGTGCGGCCTGCGGGCTGGTGGAGAGCACTTCGATGCGGCCGCGGCTGGGCTCCAGCAGGTCGGCCACCACGCGCAGGAAGGTGGACTTGCCGCAGCCCGAGGGGCCGAGCAGGGTCAGGAACTCGCCTTGCGCGACGTCGAGGTCCAGGCTCTTGATCGCGGTGACATCGCGGCGCTCGGTGAAGAAGCGCATGCCGATGTCGCGGCAGGAGATCGCCGGCGCGGCGTTCATGACGGCGGCCATGGGGTCAGGCCTTTCCGATGCGCGAGGCGGAGGTGGCTTTCAGCGCGTCGAGCGTGATCACATCCTCCACCTTCGGCGTGCGCGCCGTGAACTGGCCCAGCTCCGAATAGGTTGCGATCTGCTGCTGCCACACGGCGGGGTCCATCGCGCCCCAGCCCTGCGTCTGCGCGAGGCCGCCGAAGCTGTAGTCGAGCATGACGTCGACCGCCACGCGCTCGTCCTCCGCCTTGAGGTTGGGGTACTCCTTGACCAGCAGCTCCACCGCCTGGTCGCGGTTGGCGCGCACGTGCTGCCATCCCTTCGCCGTGGCGCGTACGAAGGCCTCGATCACCCTGGGCTGCGACTCCAGCGTCTTGGTCGAGGCGTAGTAGGGCAGGGCGTAGAGCTGCACGCCGGCGTCCCACAGCGTGAGGTCGACGCGGTCGGGGCCCAGCACCTTGAGGGCGGTGGTGCTGGTGAGCCAGCCCGTGACGACGTCGACCTGGCCGGTCAGCAGCGGCGCCATGTCGGAGCCGACGGTGATGACCTTGACGTCCTTCTCGGCAATCTTGTTCTTCGCCAGCAGCGCGCGCAGCAGGATGGCCGCGGTGGACGGGATGCCCACCTTCTTGCCGACCAGGTCGGCCGGCTTGCGCACCGGGTTCTTGGCCAGGGAGAAGAAGGTGAAGGGATGCTTCTGCGCGCCGACTGCGAAGCACTTGATGGGCAGCCCTTGCGAGACGGCCAGCATCACCGACGGGCTGGAGGACACCTGCCCCACCTCGTAGCGCCCGGACGCGACGATGGCCACGCCGTCGATGTTGGGCCCGCCGGGCTGGATGGCGAAGTCGATGCCCTCCTGCTCGTAGAAGCCCAGCCGCTTGGCCGCCACTTCGCCGATCTGGTTGACGCCGACGATCCAGCCGAGCTGCATGTTGATCTTCGCCTTGCCCTGCGCCAGCGCGTCGATGGACAGCAGCCCGCCGCTGGAGAGGCCGGCGGCCATGAGCGAGGTCTTGAGAAGGCGGCGGCGACCGGGGTCCCGGAGATTGGCCATGGCAGATTCCTTTGAAGGCAAGAAAAATGAGAGCGCGACCTGGGCCTTCGTGTCGCAAAAGCTGCGGCGGTGAAGGCTTTGTGACAGGAATGCTAGGAGGTGAAGGCGTTGCCTCCAAGAACCGTTTTTCGCAACCGGTGGACGAAAAATTAGCTCGCCCGGACACTGGAAAACCCTGTGTGCCAACAAGACAATTGACTGGAATCAAGGCATTTCGGTTGCTTGAATTTCAGTCTTGAGAGGCAGCTTCCCAATGAAAATTGTCAACTGCACTGGGGCTTGGGCGATGGCATGAACTGTGCAAGTTCCAGCCATCGTTTTCCGGAGACACCCCATGGATGCTGGTCAAGCCACCGCAGTCCGCCCCGCGACCGAGTCGCTGCTGGATGCCGACATCGAAGTCCTGAAGCTC
Above is a window of Variovorax sp. RA8 DNA encoding:
- a CDS encoding ABC transporter substrate-binding protein, coding for MANLRDPGRRRLLKTSLMAAGLSSGGLLSIDALAQGKAKINMQLGWIVGVNQIGEVAAKRLGFYEQEGIDFAIQPGGPNIDGVAIVASGRYEVGQVSSSPSVMLAVSQGLPIKCFAVGAQKHPFTFFSLAKNPVRKPADLVGKKVGIPSTAAILLRALLAKNKIAEKDVKVITVGSDMAPLLTGQVDVVTGWLTSTTALKVLGPDRVDLTLWDAGVQLYALPYYASTKTLESQPRVIEAFVRATAKGWQHVRANRDQAVELLVKEYPNLKAEDERVAVDVMLDYSFGGLAQTQGWGAMDPAVWQQQIATYSELGQFTARTPKVEDVITLDALKATSASRIGKA
- a CDS encoding ABC transporter ATP-binding protein — encoded protein: MAAVMNAAPAISCRDIGMRFFTERRDVTAIKSLDLDVAQGEFLTLLGPSGCGKSTFLRVVADLLEPSRGRIEVLSTSPQAARRNRDIGFVFQDAALLPWRTALQNVELPLQVGGGASRKGRRSPKELLELVGLKDKFNAWPHEMSGGQRQRVSIARALASDPKILLMDEPFGALDEITRDRLNEEIRRVWKETGVTILFVTHSIHEAAYLGQRVLMLAANPGRVREIVPVELPEDRTLDIRETPEFVRLTAHLRRVLETC